The following nucleotide sequence is from Salvia miltiorrhiza cultivar Shanhuang (shh) chromosome 7, IMPLAD_Smil_shh, whole genome shotgun sequence.
aataaaagaaaaaaaaattatcatacaAAAAAAATGCTCAAACTTTACGGAATAATCCAGAAAGACAAGTTTCGTTGAAGggaaataatattatatatagtatTGATAAAGTTGGACGACAGTAAGTGTAGGTATGTATCCCGTATAAATAATAAGGCAGCAAATTGAAGAAGATGAATAGAAACACAGGAAAAACCAAAAAGCAGACCAAAAATAGAATAATAgtaataccaaaaaaaaaagtcagaTCAGCAGAACTGAAGAAGACAATAGTCAGCGATTAATTTCTCTTCTGAAATCCTATTCTCCAAACCCAGTTGAATCAGTTGAATCATATATGTTCTCATGATcaataaacaataaaaaaaaaatcagcaaaCAATCGAAGCAGAAGTAGAAAATCGAAAAAGTCAAGAATGTCGAACTCGATAATCATAATGCTCGATGGTTGGCGCAGTCCTGGTACCGGAAGCCGTAACCGCCCTGACATGGCCCACCATCGACACCTGCAGCGCCTCCTCCTCGTACGCGCGCCTCTCCATCTCATCCATCCTCGCCTTCTTCTTCGCGTTCACAAGCATCGCGATCACCAGCAAACTCAGCAGGAAAGCCCCCAACGCCGCCCCTATCGAGCTCACCACCACGATCTTCGCCTTGCTCACCTTCCCCTTCAGCGGCATCAgcgccacctccaccaccaccccGAAGTGCCCCTGCCCCGCCGCCGCGCACACATTCGCCCGCTCCTGCTTCCACACCGCAACCTTCCCATCGACCCCGAAACTCGCGCACAGAGGGCTGCCGCTTTTTGATTTGTCCAGCAACAACGTCGCGTTCGTGAAATCTATCGATATCGGATTCTTCCGCGGCTGAGTTAACTCAGTCGGAATGCTGCTGATATtgccgcctccgcctccgatGGTGTAAGCGAGGAGGCCGAGGATGGGCGAGACGAGGCGATAGGCGGAGAGCTCGCCCGTGTTGTAGAACACAGAAGACCAGTTTGAGGCGACGCTTTGTCGTACGAGGATGAGTCTCTCGATGCAGGGATGCGCGTTTGCGCCGCTGTCGAGGTGGAACTCTTTGATTCTTGCGCCGTAGCGTTGGAGGCTGCCGCAGCGTAGCCTTATTGCGTCGGCGTGTATGCCGGCGGCGGAGAGATTTGccggtaaaacgacgtcgtagaGCTTGCCGGTCTTGAAACTGTTGGTGGTGTATGATCGCAAGGTGTAGTCACGGATGAGGGAATCGAGAGTGGTGGCTGATTTGATCTCGAGAGTTTCAGCTTTTGGGGCGAGTAggagtgagagtgagagtgagagtgagagagagagagagaagagggaggAGCCCATTTAAAGATTTTGTGATCACAGGATTTGTTGAAAGGGAATGAATGTGGTTTCTGTTTCAGACATAAAAATAGGAGCTTCATTAGTTGTATTTAATTGGGGGTTTTGCTAATGCTGATCAAAATGTCTGTGTTGTGCTTTGTGGGGAAACAAAAGAGGAACTGTTTTTCTTTAGTTTCAACAGTATATATGTGGAAAGGGAAGGCTCTTTTTAATTTCTTCTTTTattggctttttttttttttatgaaattacattataaataatacaaactacacacaccccacctagtggttattgtggccgagagtattcgaacctgtgacctcttggacaacaggcaaccaccccaaccactaggccatccctcTTGGACAATTGGCTCTTTTGTTTAGTAAAGAAGTGTTGCGCAGCTGAATTAGGGGCTTTCCTTTCTACATGCATGTCGTGAAACATAATTATTTTGTCCACATATGACCAATTGTAATACTCGTGATTAACTTCATCACTAGTATTTGCAACCCGTGTAATGcatggaaaaatattttttattttatatatttatataaaaattaatactaatttaattattatactcataaatataataaaaattaattttaattaaatatatttgaattgaatattaataataaaaaaataaaaaataatgtacaattataaaatttgatattatgaaaagcaaaaaaaaaaataagttaaaaaaataaaaaataataataaaaaataatttaaaatacattttttttcaaaaagatgagagaggagagagaaatttataaaattttaatatttaaacaaatttaatttgtacattttaactcaaatatttgtataaaatatatcaaattaaagctcttgttgtgatctttaatttgatatgcatataaatattttataattaatcgaatttcacaattttggaaataaataaaacttattaaattgcgattttataaaataaaacaacaaataagaagttaaagaaatgaaaaataaaaagaaaaatatagtttaaacataaacctttaattttattataactaaaaaattgttactcaattttgaaattgatttaaaattagaaactgtttttttaatatagtatagatattaGGAGTGTGAATTTAAAATAGTAGACAATCTTTTATTCACTGGGACACAAATATTAGAAGGTTATTTGTTTCAGTGGGTGACATGCATTAAACAAATTAATAGGAACAATCGtcgatttttataatttattacgGGCAAATGAAGAAGATCCTCCACTCCACATTGAGATTCAATGTCTCGCAATCTTATGTGTATCACTATGTCTtattcttatatctattattttaaaaatatttttataaaaataaaatttattatgatactatgaattatacttaaattttatatcaaaaaattaaattttttaaaaagtatataccatgactttgaatttatcaaccaattattagctaataaaagtgaaattaaatgataaaaaataattatataccctaatttgATGGAATAAGCCCTGgttaataataacaaaattaaactaaagcatataaattgaaattgaagaaaaaatatataagaaaataagtaagattgaaagtgggacacaaagtgagacataaaatgtgatacactgaatctcattccactCGTCGCAGATTCATTCTTATTAAAACACGATTTTATTAtaggaaaaaaagaagagacAAAGACCTAAGAGAAACCCTTGAATGCACAAgaaagcaaactaagggccgagccttaTTAAAACCTCGTTATGGAAAATCCCATGAAAAAAACCAtaacaaggaaaaagagtactcgtctagaaACCGCAGCGACAAAAAAGTGACAAAACCAAACGAAACGACAACGGAGAGAGGAAAAGCTTCAGGATCTCccgcctaaccatcgcccctaaGCAAATCCGGCCTCCCTGTGCCATAAGAAAGCAAAGCACCATCCTGTGCCCCCCAAGAGAACACAAAATCGTAAGGGCGGAAACGCCAATCACCAACTCCACGATGATAGTTCAGTTGGCGACAAAAGGAACTCGACGCCGATGGGATAGCAACCATCGTGGAGAAACCAAACGAGCACATCCCCCAAGACCCCAGACTCGAGCTCACCCGTAGCCTGAAAAAAAGATATTGGGGCGCGCCAAACCCACCCCAAGGAAACATACCCCAAGAAGACA
It contains:
- the LOC130994628 gene encoding uncharacterized protein LOC130994628, with amino-acid sequence MGSSLFSLSLSLSLSLSLLLAPKAETLEIKSATTLDSLIRDYTLRSYTTNSFKTGKLYDVVLPANLSAAGIHADAIRLRCGSLQRYGARIKEFHLDSGANAHPCIERLILVRQSVASNWSSVFYNTGELSAYRLVSPILGLLAYTIGGGGGNISSIPTELTQPRKNPISIDFTNATLLLDKSKSGSPLCASFGVDGKVAVWKQERANVCAAAGQGHFGVVVEVALMPLKGKVSKAKIVVVSSIGAALGAFLLSLLVIAMLVNAKKKARMDEMERRAYEEEALQVSMVGHVRAVTASGTRTAPTIEHYDYRVRHS